From a region of the Mercurialis annua linkage group LG1-X, ddMerAnnu1.2, whole genome shotgun sequence genome:
- the LOC126664799 gene encoding ran-binding protein 1 homolog c-like: MATTASNDPELNKNRPEEDEENAPDEDTGAQVAPIVKLEEVAVSTGEEEEDAILDLKSKLYRFDKDGNQWKERGAGSVKLLKHKESGKIRLVMRQSKTLKICANHLVLPSMTVQEHHGNEKSCLWHATDFADGELKDELFCIRFASIENCKTFMEKFQEVAEAQQNREENTEAEDAAGLLEKLSVGDEKTEEKVKEVPVETKEAEPVKSTEAEGEKTKPEAEKEDQPPSSA, translated from the exons ATGGCAACCACTGCTTCTAACGATCCAGAACTCAACAAGAATCGACCCGAAGAAGACGAAGAAAACGCACCTGATGAAGACACCGGAGCTCAAGTCGCTCCGATCGTCAAGCTCGAAGAAGTCGCCGTCTCCAccggagaagaagaagaggacgCTATTCTCGATCT GAAATCGAAGCTGTACCGATTTGATAAGGATGGGAATCAGTGGAAGGAGCGGGGAGCGGGGAGTGTGAAGCTGTTGAAGCATAAAGAATCTGGCAAGATTCGTCTTGTTATGCGCCAATCTAAGACTCTAAAGATCTGTGCTAATCATCTAG TGCTTCCGTCGATGACTGTACAAGAGCATCATGGGAATGAGAAATCTTGCCTATGGCATGCTACTGATTTCGCCGACGGTGAATTGAAGGATGAGCTTTTCTGTATCAGATTTGCTTCTATCGAGA ATTGCAAAACCTTCATGGAGAAATTCCAAGAGGTGGCTGAGGCTCAGCAAAACAGAGAAGAAAATACAGAGGCTGAAGATGCTGCTGGACTACTAGAGAAGCTGAGTGTTGGAGATGAAAAAACTGAGGAAAAAGTGAAGGAGGTGCCTGTTGAGACAAAAGAGGCCGAGCCTGTTAAATCAACAGAAGCTGAAGGTGAAAAAACAAAACCCGAGGCAGAAAAGGAAGACCAACCTCCATCATCTGCATAG